From a region of the uncultured Desulfatiglans sp. genome:
- a CDS encoding hypothetical protein (Evidence 5 : Unknown function), which yields MENRVDLPEIDLERELKTDKSGTCLDAVIRTLSHHLIAVKGAIDSGATPERFADLEKIKESLETSKRFAEQTLRYLSERYGTE from the coding sequence ATGGAGAACAGAGTGGATTTGCCGGAAATCGATTTGGAAAGGGAACTGAAAACGGACAAAAGCGGGACATGCTTGGACGCTGTTATCCGCACTCTCTCTCACCATCTCATTGCTGTAAAAGGCGCCATCGATTCTGGTGCAACACCGGAAAGATTCGCCGACCTGGAAAAAATAAAGGAATCTCTGGAGACATCCAAACGTTTTGCAGAACAAACATTAAGGTATCTATCTGAACGATATGGGACAGAATGA
- a CDS encoding hypothetical protein (Evidence 5 : Unknown function), whose amino-acid sequence MEKIYLSASTTPKHRRIDQAGNRVISTGNMIRRKTNEKTYTIDAVPVVRWPSKQGD is encoded by the coding sequence TTGGAGAAAATATATCTGTCAGCATCCACTACTCCGAAACACCGGAGGATCGACCAAGCGGGCAATCGAGTCATCAGCACCGGCAACATGATCCGCAGGAAAACGAATGAGAAGACTTACACGATCGACGCGGTGCCGGTCGTGCGATGGCCTTCTAAACAGGGGGATTGA
- a CDS encoding hypothetical protein (Evidence 5 : Unknown function), with the protein MSTTSFDVLLRVRDLRESSAANLLKNRAATYAQTQENVRRTQEGLKSYRTWRIEEESGLFRQITNRRVTVRGLADLKGQVHSLREKEMILEESAAQAETNRQTAQEALNEAKKAYFVSVRQRKKLDGYEAVLREAMRRESERLEEVEMEIFQRSRIRILMEDPHELA; encoded by the coding sequence ATGAGCACCACCTCCTTCGACGTTTTATTGCGTGTCCGAGATCTCCGTGAGAGCTCTGCCGCTAACCTGCTCAAAAACCGTGCAGCGACCTACGCGCAAACCCAAGAGAACGTCCGGCGAACACAGGAAGGGCTGAAGAGCTACCGCACCTGGCGGATAGAAGAGGAATCCGGTCTATTCCGCCAGATAACAAACCGGCGTGTGACGGTCCGCGGACTGGCCGACCTCAAAGGACAGGTTCACTCGCTCCGTGAAAAAGAGATGATCCTGGAGGAATCTGCAGCACAGGCGGAAACCAATCGGCAGACGGCGCAAGAGGCACTGAATGAGGCAAAAAAGGCCTATTTCGTCTCCGTCAGGCAAAGGAAAAAGTTAGACGGGTACGAAGCCGTTTTGAGAGAAGCCATGCGAAGGGAGAGTGAACGGCTGGAAGAGGTCGAGATGGAGATCTTCCAGCGCTCCAGAATTCGCATCCTTATGGAGGATCCCCATGAATTGGCATAA
- the fliP gene encoding flagellar biosynthesis protein (Evidence 2a : Function from experimental evidences in other organisms; PubMedId : 1482109; Product type s : structure) — MMNELPDILYVIATLAFLGLAPFLAVMVTSFVKLVVVFGLLRNALGIQQIPPNMVINGLAIILSFYIMAPVADECWTAMQRQDEIQKDFKTTIQAAVEGKEPLRRFLLKHAKEKERLFFVESAKTIWPKEKAATLNPDDLMVLIPAFTVSELTSAFQIGFLLYLPFVAIDLIISNILLAMGMMMVSPMTISLPFKLLLFVLLDGWGKLIHGLILTYR; from the coding sequence ATGATGAACGAGCTTCCTGACATTCTGTATGTCATTGCAACACTCGCCTTTTTGGGCCTGGCCCCCTTCCTGGCGGTGATGGTGACTTCTTTCGTCAAACTGGTGGTCGTATTCGGACTTCTCAGAAACGCCCTCGGCATCCAGCAGATTCCTCCCAATATGGTCATCAACGGACTGGCGATCATTCTTTCTTTTTATATCATGGCACCGGTTGCGGATGAGTGCTGGACGGCGATGCAGCGTCAAGACGAGATCCAAAAGGATTTCAAGACCACCATTCAGGCAGCGGTGGAAGGGAAAGAACCCTTGCGTCGCTTTCTGCTAAAACATGCAAAAGAAAAAGAACGCCTCTTTTTTGTGGAATCGGCCAAGACAATCTGGCCGAAAGAGAAGGCAGCAACACTCAATCCCGACGACTTGATGGTTCTCATACCGGCCTTTACCGTCAGCGAACTGACATCGGCCTTCCAGATTGGCTTTCTGCTTTATCTGCCTTTTGTCGCGATAGATCTCATCATCTCCAACATTCTTCTGGCTATGGGTATGATGATGGTCTCCCCCATGACGATTTCACTGCCGTTCAAACTCCTGCTCTTCGTCCTGCTGGACGGTTGGGGGAAATTGATTCACGGGCTTATTCTGACCTATCGCTGA
- the yscT gene encoding Yop proteins translocation protein T — translation MDITPLKQILLTFMVLTPRLLAAFSILPFLNREVMPGLARNSVALVFVLILYPMGAPITAGNLPAYPLLVALVAKEVFLGCLLGFLAGVLFWAAEGIGTFIDNQRGAGMGAFFDPISGSQTSSLGTLLLQLITVLFFSGGGFLLLLGVIYESYRVWPVFSFFPHLTAGFSDFFLAQADRIMRLTVLLGGPIVIVMFISEIGLGLINRFAPQLNVFFVSMPIKSGIAVFLLILYVRFIEVYFEEEFLGFKHLLEELSTCIEGPV, via the coding sequence ATGGATATCACTCCCCTAAAACAGATCCTGCTGACCTTCATGGTTTTAACCCCGAGGCTTCTGGCAGCTTTTTCCATCCTGCCTTTTCTGAACCGGGAGGTGATGCCAGGACTAGCCCGCAACAGCGTCGCCCTGGTGTTCGTCCTGATCCTCTATCCGATGGGGGCACCTATTACAGCAGGGAATTTGCCGGCTTATCCTCTGCTGGTTGCGCTGGTTGCCAAAGAGGTGTTTCTTGGTTGTCTGCTGGGTTTCCTCGCCGGAGTCCTCTTCTGGGCGGCGGAAGGCATAGGAACTTTCATCGACAATCAACGCGGGGCCGGCATGGGAGCCTTTTTCGACCCCATTTCCGGATCTCAGACCTCCTCACTCGGAACACTCCTGCTTCAACTGATCACTGTCCTTTTCTTCTCAGGAGGAGGATTCTTACTGCTCCTCGGCGTGATCTACGAAAGTTACCGCGTATGGCCTGTCTTTTCCTTTTTTCCGCATTTGACGGCGGGCTTTTCCGATTTTTTTCTGGCGCAGGCGGACCGCATCATGCGCCTGACCGTCCTCCTGGGCGGGCCGATCGTGATCGTCATGTTCATCAGCGAAATAGGACTGGGGCTCATCAACCGTTTTGCACCCCAGCTCAATGTCTTTTTCGTATCCATGCCCATTAAAAGCGGGATAGCCGTTTTTCTTTTGATCCTTTATGTGAGGTTTATCGAGGTGTATTTCGAGGAGGAATTCCTTGGATTCAAACACCTGCTCGAGGAGTTGTCGACCTGCATAGAAGGCCCGGTTTAG
- a CDS encoding putative Yop proteins translocation protein L (Evidence 3 : Putative function from multiple computational evidences), whose protein sequence is MVGTPEDIAERGGTTVGPLFLVHREGLRTARGTKVLKARQYTTCLKAEEIIRKANDAAEEITARGRTAFAEEKSRGYREGLREGKMQLAEQMVGTAAATARYLAQFEEKAVELVISALRKIVGEIDPAERIVQVVRNVLAFAKNQPQVSLRICPAEADSLNASLNDIMTDFPAIRFIDVVPDGRLKEGGCILETEMGVVDAGVDVQIEAIRRALINALKR, encoded by the coding sequence ATGGTCGGTACTCCGGAAGATATTGCTGAAAGAGGTGGCACAACAGTGGGCCCCCTGTTTCTCGTCCACCGTGAAGGGCTTCGGACAGCCCGAGGCACAAAGGTCCTCAAGGCTCGTCAATATACAACCTGTCTGAAGGCCGAAGAGATCATCCGCAAAGCCAACGATGCCGCCGAAGAAATCACCGCGCGGGGCCGAACAGCCTTTGCGGAGGAAAAGTCCAGGGGCTACCGGGAAGGTCTGAGGGAAGGGAAAATGCAGTTGGCGGAGCAAATGGTCGGAACCGCCGCCGCCACTGCACGTTATCTCGCACAATTCGAAGAAAAAGCCGTCGAATTAGTCATTTCGGCCCTTCGGAAAATCGTTGGAGAGATAGACCCCGCGGAGCGGATCGTCCAGGTCGTACGAAACGTACTGGCCTTCGCAAAAAATCAGCCACAGGTCTCTTTGAGGATCTGCCCGGCCGAAGCGGACAGTCTCAACGCCTCACTGAACGACATCATGACGGATTTTCCGGCTATCCGCTTCATCGATGTCGTTCCGGACGGTCGTCTGAAAGAAGGCGGCTGCATCCTGGAAACGGAGATGGGAGTGGTCGACGCCGGTGTGGACGTCCAGATCGAAGCGATACGGCGCGCCCTTATAAACGCCCTCAAGCGGTAA
- a CDS encoding hypothetical protein (Evidence 5 : Unknown function), which produces MGSATNEHRGPMEGKRATVLCNRMPIIRRLENLGIRDMSNVFFEHLVQKRHPLVPLILEFNLSPGRTVHWSWMAHLLDRRTLETIRCKPRASRRISRILLDEHNLGNRYCFHFEEPPRRLALIDGHTLEELVWHTGIALNAQRILKTVDRESVLKLKKALGEKGYLFAVKRAPFLLGPVIPLSDGPCSIPDPRSHIMVCGTACLAASLADAPQALKDRLRLKLPRNYANYFRHRTNPVRKEIAWSVLRKILLKEVAQQWAPCFSSTVKGFGQPEAQRSSRLVNIQPV; this is translated from the coding sequence ATGGGCTCCGCTACAAACGAACATCGCGGGCCGATGGAAGGCAAAAGGGCGACAGTTCTCTGCAACCGGATGCCGATTATACGGCGTCTTGAAAATTTGGGAATCCGTGATATGAGCAACGTTTTTTTTGAACATCTGGTTCAAAAGCGGCATCCACTGGTCCCGCTCATCCTCGAATTCAACCTGTCGCCCGGGCGGACCGTTCATTGGAGTTGGATGGCGCATCTCCTGGATCGAAGGACCCTGGAAACCATCCGATGCAAACCAAGGGCCTCGAGAAGAATTTCACGCATCCTGCTGGACGAACATAACCTGGGTAACCGTTATTGCTTCCATTTCGAGGAACCGCCCCGGCGTCTAGCCCTTATCGATGGGCATACGCTCGAAGAACTAGTCTGGCATACGGGCATTGCCCTGAATGCGCAGAGGATTCTGAAGACCGTCGACAGAGAGTCCGTTCTCAAACTCAAGAAGGCCCTTGGTGAGAAAGGATATCTGTTCGCTGTCAAGCGGGCGCCGTTTTTGCTTGGGCCGGTTATCCCTCTTTCGGATGGCCCCTGTTCAATTCCCGATCCCAGGTCCCACATAATGGTTTGTGGAACAGCCTGTCTTGCTGCCAGCCTGGCCGATGCCCCTCAGGCTTTGAAGGATCGGCTCCGGCTGAAATTGCCCAGGAACTATGCAAACTACTTCAGACATCGGACAAACCCCGTAAGGAAGGAGATCGCATGGTCGGTACTCCGGAAGATATTGCTGAAAGAGGTGGCACAACAGTGGGCCCCCTGTTTCTCGTCCACCGTGAAGGGCTTCGGACAGCCCGAGGCACAAAGGTCCTCAAGGCTCGTCAATATACAACCTGTCTGA
- a CDS encoding hypothetical protein (Evidence 5 : Unknown function), translating into MPMQFPADLLRLLMQIGFIASGTGYYTEAETIFSGVQTMSPQSEFPSIGKAVNKLNEMDPQSAIQILTSEALEINPGSDLAKAFLAQAFRQAGLNDRGRILCTNILNTTEDASARRIAEAILIEMNPKHFPGPAFRSDLFTSLQQEGEASCR; encoded by the coding sequence ATGCCGATGCAATTCCCTGCCGATCTCCTGAGACTGTTGATGCAGATTGGGTTTATAGCCAGCGGAACGGGATATTATACGGAGGCGGAGACCATCTTTTCAGGGGTCCAGACCATGTCGCCCCAAAGCGAGTTCCCATCGATCGGGAAAGCGGTGAACAAATTGAACGAAATGGATCCTCAATCGGCGATTCAGATCCTTACCAGTGAAGCCCTAGAGATCAACCCCGGAAGCGATTTGGCCAAGGCGTTCTTGGCGCAGGCGTTCAGGCAGGCAGGACTCAACGACCGGGGCCGAATACTTTGCACCAACATCCTGAACACCACCGAAGATGCCTCCGCGAGGCGGATAGCCGAAGCGATCCTTATCGAAATGAACCCGAAACATTTTCCAGGCCCTGCCTTTCGCAGCGACCTTTTCACCTCTCTTCAACAGGAAGGAGAAGCATCGTGCAGATAA
- a CDS encoding hypothetical protein (Evidence 5 : Unknown function) gives MNWHNTSGPTGCKWDKPASTRCIPHAKPIYDAPLDAADIERFQTAMSEHPPQCASSAHTASPPNDRDIAPHSQPTTDNGFASDRKKPSASSSRASDHHPNLQDTPVQLSSPTPYGVFPNQATGTENAFTPDSGHRSPDCRGQYSQAAATHPQPPLYSVYRSTFSECFQDEYRTVAPTPLFAALPPITSGSDGKPSMSLFRAPTGRPPFQEGADPITMENTDRSSSGPLSGPEKGKPNYTSSMPGRREAFPGTEKMELSSHCSTMQCGNSSEPVIRKPLFRAGRTQALSPDSPMPENRPMDPGGVAMAILSSFLGTTRGSVLSQLPPTEAQTSLEVLVHQIADRIGVLRDRPDGQEEVRITLKDAYIVDTEIRIRMDAGSLQVGLLTTSSDAHALLSAAAGELAHILKNRIGENISVSIHYSETPEDRPSGQSSHQHRQHDPQENE, from the coding sequence ATGAATTGGCATAACACATCCGGCCCGACAGGCTGTAAATGGGACAAACCGGCAAGCACCCGTTGCATCCCCCATGCAAAACCAATATACGATGCCCCGCTCGATGCCGCGGATATCGAGCGGTTCCAAACCGCCATGTCCGAGCACCCGCCGCAATGCGCCTCATCGGCTCATACGGCCTCGCCCCCAAACGACCGAGATATTGCACCACACAGTCAACCCACCACGGATAATGGCTTTGCCTCTGATCGGAAAAAGCCCTCCGCTTCCTCCTCCAGGGCTTCTGACCATCATCCAAATTTGCAGGATACGCCTGTTCAACTCTCCTCACCGACCCCGTACGGTGTATTCCCTAATCAAGCCACAGGCACGGAAAACGCATTCACTCCGGACTCCGGCCACCGCTCCCCGGACTGCCGAGGACAGTATTCGCAGGCTGCGGCAACGCATCCTCAACCCCCGCTTTACTCGGTGTACCGATCCACCTTTTCAGAATGTTTTCAGGATGAATACCGGACAGTCGCACCAACCCCTCTGTTTGCAGCCTTGCCCCCTATCACCTCCGGCAGTGATGGGAAACCCTCGATGAGCCTTTTCCGTGCTCCCACGGGCAGGCCTCCCTTTCAGGAAGGGGCGGACCCGATCACCATGGAGAACACCGACAGATCTTCATCAGGACCCCTTTCCGGACCTGAAAAAGGAAAACCGAACTATACGTCCTCCATGCCCGGGAGGCGAGAGGCTTTTCCCGGAACTGAAAAAATGGAGCTCTCCTCTCATTGCAGCACCATGCAGTGTGGCAACTCTTCGGAACCGGTCATCCGAAAGCCCCTCTTCCGCGCTGGCAGGACCCAGGCCCTGTCACCCGACAGCCCAATGCCCGAAAACAGGCCCATGGACCCGGGCGGAGTCGCAATGGCCATTCTTTCCTCATTCCTGGGGACAACCCGAGGCTCCGTCTTGTCGCAGTTGCCTCCCACCGAAGCGCAAACCTCTTTGGAAGTTCTGGTTCATCAGATCGCCGATCGGATCGGGGTACTCCGGGACAGGCCCGATGGACAAGAAGAGGTACGCATCACGCTCAAGGATGCCTATATCGTAGATACCGAGATCCGCATCCGTATGGATGCGGGAAGCCTCCAGGTGGGTCTCCTGACAACCTCGTCAGATGCCCATGCGCTGCTTTCAGCGGCCGCAGGAGAACTCGCGCACATATTGAAAAACCGCATTGGAGAAAATATATCTGTCAGCATCCACTACTCCGAAACACCGGAGGATCGACCAAGCGGGCAATCGAGTCATCAGCACCGGCAACATGATCCGCAGGAAAACGAATGA
- a CDS encoding Nodulation protein NolT — MNLMPIQKRCRRMVFLVGLCLLLPACSMELYTNLEEREANQILSVLLRNGIDVQKIAGKERTWGLRINKADMTQAIQILEKEGLPRDRFESIGKIFKKQGLVSSPLQERILYLYALSQQISETISHIDGVLTARVLVVIPENNPLSDKIRPSSASVFVKHIEATDLQTSIPKIKQLVVDGIEGLSYENVTVVLFPSESTFLPLEPAHYRRIFLIDLSPGSVIPFWILVGGLALVSASIPIGIAYGLRYKRTSRADGRQKGDSSLQPDADYTAS; from the coding sequence TTGAACCTTATGCCAATCCAAAAACGCTGCAGACGCATGGTTTTTTTGGTTGGCCTCTGCCTCCTGCTACCGGCTTGCAGCATGGAACTTTACACAAACCTCGAGGAGCGGGAGGCGAACCAGATCCTTTCGGTCCTCCTCAGAAACGGGATCGATGTCCAAAAAATCGCTGGAAAAGAGCGAACCTGGGGGTTGAGAATCAACAAGGCCGACATGACCCAAGCGATACAAATTCTCGAAAAAGAAGGACTTCCACGAGATCGTTTCGAAAGCATCGGGAAGATTTTCAAGAAACAAGGGCTCGTGTCCTCTCCCCTCCAGGAGCGGATCCTTTACCTATACGCCCTCTCCCAGCAGATCTCCGAGACCATTTCGCATATCGACGGAGTGCTGACGGCAAGGGTCCTGGTGGTCATCCCTGAAAACAATCCCCTTTCGGACAAGATCCGCCCTTCTTCCGCTTCGGTTTTCGTTAAACATATCGAGGCGACCGACCTCCAGACCAGCATCCCAAAAATCAAGCAACTGGTCGTGGACGGAATCGAAGGACTTTCCTATGAAAATGTCACTGTGGTGCTTTTCCCATCGGAATCAACCTTCCTTCCGCTGGAGCCTGCCCATTACCGGCGGATTTTTTTGATCGATCTTTCACCTGGTTCGGTGATCCCCTTCTGGATCCTGGTCGGAGGCTTGGCGCTCGTCTCGGCATCGATCCCAATCGGAATCGCTTATGGGCTCCGCTACAAACGAACATCGCGGGCCGATGGAAGGCAAAAGGGCGACAGTTCTCTGCAACCGGATGCCGATTATACGGCGTCTTGA
- the yscN gene encoding putative ATP synthase YscN (Evidence 3 : Putative function from multiple computational evidences): MEFFVQHEETVAPSLESVDKILAAALKEAVSVEIKGRVTQVLGTIIKAVLPSVRIGEICLLRNPFEDRGLQAEVVGFSKQAALLTPLGEIGGISSSTEVIPSGKYHTVPVGPRLLGRVLDGLGNPMDTGRLGPVEAQDHYPVYAEPPSPLTRRFITKPMPMGLRVIDGLLTCGEGQRMGIFSAAGVGKSRLLAILTKGAEADVKVLALIGERGREVREFLEKDLGNEGMRRAVAVVSTSDRPAMERLKAAYVATTIAEYFRDQGKSVLLLMDSVTRFARALREIGLAAGEPPTRRGFPPSVFSTLPRLIERAGQSDKGSITGLYTILVEADDINEPVADEMRAILDGHIVLSRKLAAAGHYPAVDVPGSLSRVMGSIVDANHRAAAARLRELLAKYQEIELLVKIGEYREGSDPEADTAIHKIEAINRFLRQDSSERISFEDTATRLKEIAFQ, encoded by the coding sequence ATGGAGTTTTTCGTGCAGCACGAAGAAACCGTCGCGCCCTCCTTGGAATCTGTCGACAAAATTCTTGCCGCCGCCTTGAAAGAGGCGGTCTCCGTGGAGATCAAGGGTCGGGTCACTCAAGTCCTGGGAACGATCATCAAAGCCGTGCTCCCCAGTGTGAGGATCGGGGAGATCTGCCTTCTTCGGAACCCTTTCGAAGACAGGGGCCTGCAGGCGGAAGTCGTTGGCTTTTCCAAACAGGCGGCCCTGCTGACCCCCCTTGGAGAGATCGGAGGAATCTCCTCTTCAACGGAGGTCATCCCGAGCGGCAAGTACCACACGGTCCCGGTAGGACCGAGACTTCTTGGCAGGGTCTTGGACGGGTTGGGAAATCCGATGGACACCGGGAGGCTTGGACCGGTTGAGGCCCAGGATCATTACCCGGTCTACGCGGAGCCTCCGTCCCCGCTGACTCGCCGATTCATCACAAAACCGATGCCGATGGGGCTGAGGGTGATAGACGGACTGCTCACCTGCGGTGAAGGTCAGCGCATGGGGATCTTCTCAGCCGCCGGAGTGGGGAAAAGTCGTCTCCTGGCAATCCTGACCAAAGGCGCCGAAGCGGACGTCAAAGTATTGGCCCTCATAGGCGAACGCGGCCGTGAAGTGCGTGAATTTCTAGAGAAGGACCTCGGTAATGAAGGTATGCGGCGAGCGGTAGCGGTGGTTTCGACCTCCGACAGGCCCGCCATGGAACGACTTAAGGCCGCCTACGTGGCAACGACCATAGCGGAGTATTTCCGCGATCAGGGCAAGAGCGTACTCTTGCTGATGGATTCCGTAACCCGGTTTGCCCGCGCGCTGCGAGAAATAGGACTCGCTGCAGGCGAACCGCCGACGCGGCGAGGGTTCCCCCCTTCCGTCTTCTCCACTCTGCCGCGCCTCATCGAACGCGCGGGGCAATCCGATAAGGGCTCCATCACAGGATTGTACACCATCCTTGTCGAGGCCGACGACATAAACGAACCGGTGGCCGATGAGATGCGGGCCATCCTGGACGGGCATATCGTCCTGTCGCGGAAGTTGGCCGCCGCCGGCCATTACCCGGCCGTCGACGTCCCGGGAAGCCTGAGCCGCGTCATGGGCAGCATCGTAGATGCCAATCACAGGGCGGCCGCCGCCCGACTGAGGGAACTGTTGGCAAAATATCAGGAAATCGAGCTTCTCGTCAAAATCGGTGAATACAGAGAAGGGTCCGACCCGGAGGCCGATACGGCCATTCACAAGATAGAAGCGATCAACCGTTTTCTGCGCCAGGATTCGAGCGAACGGATTTCTTTTGAAGACACCGCGACCCGGCTGAAGGAAATCGCATTTCAATGA
- a CDS encoding hypothetical protein (Evidence 5 : Unknown function): MKHDVVALRIETFSQETIFLLNKIFSRCDQLFFMLGDHPCRVVLPAHNHLLQEEVYLKLSIERSAVLMGLGPCFPPRWTETLYDWETFSEMPEKTRGILIEAALEDLFDRFETWSGLRVEVRQVLFREQVFNETRKPTGIPRGPVKLDFEFVPESGGITNENQTIMGRLHLEMDASQWIDPLLEHIPRTVGMACDGIPLRLVLLVGRTRLTLSGLREIEPGDVILLDEHAPSGDGSVEICLAPRLSFQAHLNGRTVTVRRLVRGFMEKDHFDEIAESDDDLEDQDFEKIEDSDEVPAAEINDIMIGLTFEVGRKTISLGELMHLHPGYTFELENPLDKPVAIRANGKRIGWGELVGVANRIGVRVLTFLKNNDERAS, from the coding sequence ATGAAACACGATGTAGTCGCCCTTCGTATTGAAACATTCTCTCAGGAAACAATCTTTCTGTTGAACAAGATCTTCAGCAGGTGTGACCAGTTGTTTTTCATGCTAGGAGATCATCCCTGTCGTGTTGTACTTCCAGCGCATAACCACCTCTTGCAGGAAGAGGTATACCTAAAACTCTCAATAGAAAGATCCGCTGTACTGATGGGCCTCGGCCCCTGCTTTCCACCCCGCTGGACGGAAACTCTATACGACTGGGAAACTTTCAGTGAGATGCCCGAAAAAACAAGAGGAATATTGATCGAAGCGGCGTTGGAAGATCTGTTCGATCGTTTCGAGACATGGAGCGGCCTGCGTGTGGAGGTTCGTCAGGTCCTCTTCAGGGAACAGGTTTTTAATGAGACAAGGAAGCCGACTGGTATTCCGCGAGGGCCTGTAAAACTGGATTTCGAGTTCGTGCCGGAAAGCGGCGGCATCACGAATGAAAACCAAACCATCATGGGACGTCTGCATCTGGAAATGGACGCGTCCCAGTGGATCGACCCGCTGCTGGAACACATTCCCCGGACGGTTGGCATGGCATGCGACGGTATCCCCTTGAGGTTAGTCCTCCTCGTGGGCCGCACCCGCCTCACACTTTCCGGGCTCAGAGAAATAGAACCGGGAGATGTCATTCTACTGGATGAACATGCCCCGAGCGGCGACGGAAGCGTTGAGATCTGCCTTGCGCCCCGTCTGTCCTTTCAGGCTCATTTGAACGGCCGCACCGTCACAGTGCGCAGACTCGTAAGAGGATTTATGGAAAAAGACCATTTCGATGAAATCGCCGAATCCGATGACGACCTCGAAGACCAAGATTTCGAAAAAATCGAGGATAGCGATGAGGTCCCTGCCGCAGAAATAAATGACATCATGATCGGGCTGACGTTCGAGGTCGGCCGCAAGACCATCTCTCTTGGGGAACTGATGCATCTGCACCCGGGCTACACCTTCGAGTTGGAGAACCCTCTGGACAAACCAGTTGCCATCCGTGCCAACGGGAAGCGGATCGGCTGGGGGGAACTGGTAGGCGTGGCCAACCGAATCGGCGTCCGAGTCTTGACGTTTCTAAAGAACAATGATGAACGAGCTTCCTGA
- a CDS encoding Type III secretory pathway, component EscS, with translation MGKTVYKMQQDEVPDFMTILDCTTQALILVLLLSMPAITVAAVVGIIVSLLQAVTQIQDQTLSFAVKLIAIIVTLIVTARWVGWELLHFSENLFTLFPTITG, from the coding sequence ATGGGGAAAACCGTCTATAAAATGCAACAGGATGAGGTTCCAGATTTCATGACGATCCTCGATTGCACAACTCAAGCCTTGATACTGGTGCTGCTTCTGTCCATGCCGGCCATCACTGTAGCCGCGGTAGTGGGCATTATCGTGAGTCTGCTTCAGGCAGTCACGCAAATCCAGGATCAGACCCTGTCTTTCGCCGTCAAGCTCATTGCCATCATCGTCACGCTGATCGTTACGGCGCGGTGGGTCGGTTGGGAACTCCTGCACTTTTCGGAGAACCTTTTCACCCTCTTCCCGACCATAACCGGCTGA
- a CDS encoding hypothetical protein (Evidence 5 : Unknown function) codes for MQITNPLDSILHRTPLDAGATEKAGVSRFYQSGDVSGFEKAVITDSESLIGSADAATISWPEASSSPQRAKGLGDVILRSIEDMSAAHRERIHRIQDTVDQEAAPALSPSELIRLQVEILQLTIEQELAGKVVDKCGQGVQTLFRNQG; via the coding sequence GTGCAGATAACCAACCCGCTCGATTCGATCCTGCATCGAACACCGCTCGATGCAGGGGCGACCGAAAAAGCCGGCGTGTCGAGGTTTTACCAATCCGGTGATGTTTCGGGATTTGAAAAGGCCGTCATTACCGATTCGGAGTCTTTGATCGGGAGTGCCGATGCGGCCACCATTTCCTGGCCCGAGGCATCTTCATCGCCTCAGCGTGCCAAGGGCCTTGGGGACGTCATTCTTCGAAGCATCGAGGACATGTCAGCAGCGCATCGTGAACGGATCCACAGGATACAGGATACCGTCGACCAAGAGGCTGCACCGGCGCTTTCGCCAAGTGAACTTATAAGGCTGCAGGTTGAGATCCTGCAATTGACGATCGAGCAGGAATTGGCCGGCAAGGTCGTCGACAAATGCGGCCAAGGCGTGCAAACGCTTTTCAGGAATCAGGGATAG
- a CDS encoding hypothetical protein (Evidence 5 : Unknown function) produces the protein MANDINVITLNIGTIFDALDLARTSKETEIKTKIDEIKASKDPDTTQQMELSKLVNEWQIYMGAQTNTVKALADGIRNCYQNIK, from the coding sequence ATGGCTAATGACATCAATGTCATAACACTGAATATAGGCACAATCTTTGACGCTCTGGATTTGGCACGAACAAGCAAAGAAACAGAAATAAAAACAAAGATCGATGAAATAAAGGCAAGTAAGGATCCGGATACCACACAGCAGATGGAACTCTCAAAACTCGTCAATGAGTGGCAGATTTACATGGGAGCACAGACCAACACCGTCAAAGCCCTGGCAGACGGCATCCGCAACTGCTACCAGAATATCAAATAG